A genome region from Sphingobium sp. WTD-1 includes the following:
- a CDS encoding DUF885 domain-containing protein, protein MTVRISLALLLALGAPAPILAQAPTAAPASATAQEDKALLAFLDQAFDQQLALSPESMTSLGLKTDYGKLDDYSERADARSLALQEQQLAQLHRRFSPERLGPSARLSYRLFEAQVATSKQQAPFAKYAFPVSTNGSPAGNIPVFLINEHRVDSVADAQAYIARLRDSERVMNEVATKMRDQAAQGIVPPKMVFAPARADAKKVISGAPFDQGPDSTLFADFKKKVGALKASDAEKAKLIANAQAALTGPFAKGFQTLFAALDAIEPKAKGNDGAWSLPGGEAYYNARLAFYTTTSLNADQIHQIGLDQVKAIRAEMEAVKARIGFAGSLTDFFQALRTDPKFKYPNDAAGREAYLADARAAIAQTMDAAPRFFRVLPKAKLEVRAVEAWRQETASVAFYNQPAPDGSRPGIFYVNLADMNQVQKPQVAAIAHHEGAPGHHFQIARAQELPDLPKFRRFGYYGAYTEGWGLYSERLAKEMGAYQDPYSEFGMLSLQMWRAIRLVTDTGLHAKRWTREQAIQYFRDNAPLSERDIVKEVDRYINNPGQATSYMIGQIRIAQLRKEAEQALGAKFDIRDFHEVVLANGALPLDVLGEQVQAYIAATKAKG, encoded by the coding sequence ATGACCGTCCGTATCTCGCTCGCGCTGCTCCTTGCCCTCGGCGCCCCCGCACCGATCCTGGCCCAGGCGCCTACCGCTGCGCCCGCATCGGCGACCGCGCAGGAAGACAAGGCGCTGCTCGCCTTCCTCGATCAGGCGTTCGACCAGCAACTAGCGCTCAGCCCGGAATCTATGACCAGCCTTGGCCTCAAGACCGACTATGGCAAGCTCGACGATTATAGCGAACGGGCCGACGCCCGCAGCCTGGCGCTGCAGGAACAACAGCTTGCGCAGCTGCATCGCCGCTTCTCGCCCGAACGGCTCGGCCCCTCGGCGCGCCTCAGCTATCGCCTGTTCGAAGCGCAGGTGGCGACGTCGAAGCAGCAGGCGCCCTTCGCCAAATATGCCTTCCCCGTGTCCACCAATGGCAGCCCCGCGGGCAACATCCCGGTCTTCCTGATCAACGAGCATCGCGTCGACAGCGTAGCGGATGCCCAGGCCTATATCGCCCGCCTGCGTGATAGCGAACGGGTGATGAACGAGGTCGCGACCAAGATGCGCGACCAGGCGGCACAGGGTATCGTCCCGCCCAAGATGGTGTTCGCCCCTGCCCGTGCCGACGCGAAGAAGGTGATCAGCGGCGCGCCCTTCGATCAGGGGCCGGACTCGACCCTGTTCGCCGATTTCAAGAAGAAGGTCGGCGCGCTCAAGGCATCGGATGCGGAGAAGGCCAAGCTGATCGCGAACGCACAGGCCGCGCTCACCGGCCCCTTCGCCAAGGGCTTCCAGACCCTTTTCGCCGCGCTCGATGCGATCGAGCCCAAGGCCAAGGGCAATGACGGTGCCTGGAGCCTGCCGGGCGGCGAGGCCTATTATAACGCCCGCCTTGCCTTCTACACCACCACCAGCCTCAACGCCGACCAGATCCACCAGATCGGCCTCGATCAGGTCAAGGCGATCCGGGCGGAGATGGAGGCGGTGAAGGCGCGGATCGGCTTTGCCGGATCGCTGACCGATTTCTTCCAGGCGCTGCGCACCGATCCCAAGTTCAAATATCCCAATGACGCTGCCGGCCGCGAAGCCTATCTGGCGGACGCCCGCGCCGCCATCGCCCAGACCATGGACGCCGCGCCGCGCTTCTTCCGCGTCCTGCCCAAGGCGAAGCTGGAGGTGCGCGCGGTCGAGGCCTGGCGGCAGGAAACCGCCTCGGTCGCCTTCTACAACCAGCCCGCGCCCGACGGATCGCGCCCCGGCATCTTCTACGTCAATCTCGCCGACATGAATCAGGTGCAGAAGCCGCAGGTCGCGGCGATCGCCCATCATGAAGGCGCGCCGGGCCATCATTTCCAGATCGCCCGCGCGCAGGAACTGCCCGACCTGCCCAAATTCCGCCGCTTCGGCTATTATGGCGCCTATACCGAAGGCTGGGGCCTCTATAGCGAGCGCCTGGCCAAGGAAATGGGCGCCTATCAGGATCCCTATTCGGAATTCGGCATGCTCTCGCTCCAGATGTGGCGCGCGATCCGCCTGGTCACCGACACCGGCCTGCACGCCAAGCGCTGGACGCGCGAACAGGCGATCCAGTATTTCCGCGACAATGCGCCCCTGTCGGAACGCGACATCGTCAAGGAAGTCGATCGCTACATCAACAATCCGGGCCAGGCGACCAGCTACATGATCGGCCAGATCCGCATCGCCCAGCTGCGCAAGGAAGCCGAACAGGCGCTGGGCGCGAAGTTCGACATTCGCGACTTCCATGAAGTGGTGCTGGCCAACGGCGCCCTGCCGCTCGACGTGCTGGGCGAACAGGTCCAGGCCTATATCGCGGCCACCAAGGCCAAGGGTTGA
- a CDS encoding energy transducer TonB, whose amino-acid sequence MTGVRRPFRVTGPAAASLGINALLIAALLNLGMGRAPKREEGAALTVMSLAALKGVEQGVEQAEAAEATAQPEAPVPTQAPPPTPVSPPQPVPPPMVAIPSALSLPVAVAPAAPSTPVAAAAPSSQPAARAAPVMAASAGAPPARRGISDGLDANAPAGNSRAYAARVRSWLYAHKIYPRRAKMRHEEGVVKVRFVIDRAGMLIEGRVISSSGRASLDEEAAAMLHRASPYPKAPSDISGDRIEFTAPVEFVLPV is encoded by the coding sequence ATGACGGGCGTGCGGCGTCCCTTTCGCGTCACGGGGCCGGCGGCGGCCTCGCTTGGGATAAACGCGCTGCTGATCGCGGCGCTGCTGAACCTGGGCATGGGCCGCGCGCCGAAGCGCGAGGAGGGGGCTGCACTGACCGTCATGTCGCTGGCGGCGCTGAAGGGCGTGGAGCAGGGGGTGGAGCAGGCCGAGGCGGCGGAGGCGACGGCGCAGCCCGAAGCCCCGGTGCCGACGCAGGCGCCGCCCCCCACGCCGGTCAGCCCGCCGCAGCCGGTGCCGCCGCCGATGGTGGCGATCCCTTCCGCATTGTCGCTGCCCGTCGCGGTGGCGCCGGCTGCTCCGTCAACGCCAGTGGCCGCGGCGGCGCCGTCATCACAGCCCGCGGCCAGGGCGGCGCCGGTCATGGCCGCCAGCGCCGGCGCGCCGCCGGCCCGGCGCGGGATCTCCGACGGCCTGGACGCCAACGCCCCGGCCGGCAACAGCCGCGCCTATGCCGCGCGGGTCCGCTCCTGGCTCTATGCCCACAAGATTTATCCCCGCCGCGCCAAGATGCGGCATGAGGAAGGGGTGGTGAAGGTCCGCTTCGTGATCGACCGCGCCGGCATGCTGATCGAAGGGCGTGTGATCAGCAGTTCCGGCCGCGCCTCGCTCGACGAAGAAGCCGCCGCCATGCTGCACCGCGCCTCGCCCTATCCCAAGGCCCCGTCTGACATATCCGGCGACCGCATCGAATTCACCGCGCCGGTGGAGTTCGTGCTGCCGGTGTAG
- a CDS encoding TonB-dependent receptor: protein MTKSKTLLLLGTALIALPLPVMAQEQSDDIALASDSQFALDRMIISAGVEKVALDTPQAVTALDQEDIDQLQATTIGDLLEGMPGVNVQGGVGQLGQGFNIRGMGTVIGDSDNRILMTVDGVTKFYEQYRMGAFFSEPELYKRVEVLRGPASSTLYGAGALAGVINFTTKDASDFLRDGDKLAVRLKGATETNAQGHTLSGIVATEPVDGVELLGSYNYRRTDDYKSGNGDTVAASATESDSWLVKGRVAIGGNKKHAIWASYQDWISDAPQVYDQISAATGSSLMRRRVHDKTAVLGYVNDFDGSKFFNVEAQVAYSLSKVHQTETTFLGANLEYSDFSYESWQAKVQNTSEFAMGGDWTTFLILGGQWSTQERRNPRVNFDGTVTPGAGTHPEGDMDRYGLFGQLEIVWSDTLTIMPGVRVDWTRLTPGDTVVGGTVLTDKVKDSGVSPKLAALYNITPWFGLFGSVARTVRMPNIDEIFTRSATRPNNPDLKPEKSDNYEAGFTLSFDDMLGKNDRFRAKTTLFQNDVKDLIVNVSAAAGTPYFQNINRSRFKGIELEAEYGIGGFYARGNASFIDGKNRLTGDYLNTIPANDYRLTLGYNDVASGLSGGWTGEFAERQDKVTPGSFASAGSGLATPGYSVHNLFFAFKPQGGLAKGFEFRIAMDNIFDKQYRRHLSSLAAEGQSFRFTVANSF from the coding sequence ATGACCAAGTCCAAGACCCTGCTACTGCTGGGCACCGCGCTGATCGCGCTGCCACTGCCGGTGATGGCGCAGGAGCAGAGTGACGACATTGCGTTGGCGAGCGATTCGCAGTTCGCACTCGACCGGATGATCATCTCCGCTGGCGTCGAGAAGGTCGCGCTGGACACGCCGCAGGCGGTGACCGCGCTGGATCAGGAGGATATCGACCAGTTGCAGGCGACGACGATCGGCGACCTGCTGGAAGGCATGCCGGGCGTCAATGTGCAGGGCGGCGTCGGCCAGCTCGGCCAGGGCTTCAACATTCGCGGCATGGGCACGGTGATCGGCGACAGCGACAACCGCATCCTGATGACGGTCGATGGCGTCACCAAATTCTACGAACAATATCGCATGGGTGCCTTTTTCAGCGAGCCCGAACTCTACAAGCGGGTCGAGGTGCTGCGCGGCCCGGCATCCTCCACCCTCTATGGCGCGGGCGCGCTGGCGGGCGTGATCAACTTCACCACCAAGGATGCGTCGGACTTCCTGCGCGACGGCGACAAGCTGGCCGTGCGGTTGAAGGGCGCGACCGAAACCAATGCGCAGGGCCATACCCTGTCGGGCATCGTCGCGACCGAGCCGGTCGACGGCGTCGAGCTGCTGGGCAGCTATAATTATCGCCGCACCGACGATTACAAGAGCGGCAATGGCGACACCGTTGCTGCCTCCGCCACCGAATCCGACAGCTGGCTGGTCAAGGGCCGGGTCGCGATCGGCGGCAACAAGAAGCATGCGATCTGGGCGTCCTACCAGGACTGGATCAGCGACGCGCCGCAGGTCTATGACCAGATTTCGGCCGCCACCGGCAGCTCGCTGATGCGCCGCCGGGTCCACGACAAGACCGCCGTGCTGGGCTATGTGAACGACTTTGACGGCAGCAAATTCTTCAATGTCGAGGCGCAGGTCGCCTATTCGCTGTCCAAGGTCCACCAGACTGAGACGACCTTCCTGGGCGCGAACCTGGAATATTCCGATTTCTCCTATGAAAGCTGGCAGGCCAAGGTCCAGAATACCAGCGAGTTCGCCATGGGCGGCGACTGGACGACCTTCCTGATCTTGGGCGGCCAGTGGAGCACGCAGGAACGGCGCAACCCGCGCGTCAATTTCGACGGTACGGTGACGCCCGGCGCGGGCACCCATCCCGAAGGCGACATGGACCGTTACGGTCTGTTCGGTCAGTTGGAGATTGTCTGGTCCGACACGCTGACCATCATGCCGGGCGTGCGCGTCGACTGGACCCGCCTGACGCCGGGTGACACGGTGGTCGGCGGCACCGTCCTCACCGACAAGGTGAAGGATAGCGGCGTGTCGCCCAAGCTTGCCGCGCTCTACAATATTACGCCCTGGTTCGGCCTGTTCGGGTCGGTCGCGCGCACCGTGCGCATGCCCAATATCGACGAAATCTTCACCCGCAGCGCGACCCGGCCGAACAATCCGGATCTGAAGCCCGAGAAATCGGACAATTATGAAGCCGGCTTCACTTTGTCCTTCGACGATATGCTGGGCAAGAATGACCGCTTCCGCGCGAAGACCACCCTGTTCCAGAACGACGTCAAGGATCTGATCGTCAACGTCTCGGCAGCGGCGGGCACGCCCTATTTCCAGAATATCAACCGGTCGCGCTTCAAGGGCATCGAGCTGGAAGCCGAATATGGCATTGGCGGCTTCTATGCGCGCGGCAATGCCAGCTTCATCGATGGCAAGAACCGGTTGACCGGCGATTATCTCAACACCATCCCGGCGAACGACTATCGCCTGACGCTGGGCTATAATGATGTGGCGAGCGGCCTGTCGGGCGGCTGGACCGGCGAATTTGCCGAGCGCCAGGACAAGGTGACGCCGGGCAGCTTCGCCTCGGCCGGGTCGGGCCTGGCGACGCCGGGCTACAGCGTCCACAACCTGTTCTTCGCCTTCAAGCCGCAGGGTGGCCTGGCCAAGGGCTTTGAATTCCGCATCGCCATGGATAATATCTTCGACAAGCAATATCGCCGCCATCTGTCGTCGCTCGCCGCCGAGGGACAGAGCTTCCGCTTCACCGTGGCGAATAGCTTCTGA
- a CDS encoding DUF4198 domain-containing protein: MSNHRRPVNALFAAALPVLLLAGATAAQAHMPYVLPTLFDAAKADHVTVTSAFAEDAFVPEVAMRDAPFHLVAPDGSQATTGPVTYLRDLSVFEADLKADGTYRITTGQRAGRKGKMFRVGDVWVMRGEGGDPKPGAQEVEVQSMTLADAYVTRGQTTQAALKPVGMGLEIQPVTHPNAIVSGSDASFVLLFDGKPLPATQVTLFRSAGVHDGRKVATETKSDAQGRFSLKPDDAGTYLILVRHRGAAPTGSETPYRSYTYTLAFDAA, encoded by the coding sequence TTGTCCAACCATCGCCGCCCGGTGAACGCCCTGTTCGCCGCCGCCTTGCCTGTGCTGTTATTGGCCGGCGCCACTGCCGCCCAGGCGCATATGCCCTATGTGCTGCCGACCCTGTTCGATGCCGCAAAGGCTGACCATGTCACCGTCACCTCGGCCTTTGCCGAGGACGCCTTCGTCCCCGAAGTCGCGATGCGCGACGCGCCCTTCCACCTGGTCGCGCCGGATGGCAGCCAGGCGACCACCGGCCCGGTCACCTATCTGCGTGACCTGTCAGTGTTCGAGGCCGATCTGAAGGCGGACGGCACCTATCGCATCACCACCGGCCAGCGCGCCGGACGCAAGGGCAAGATGTTCCGCGTCGGCGATGTCTGGGTGATGCGCGGCGAGGGCGGCGATCCCAAGCCCGGCGCGCAGGAGGTCGAAGTGCAGAGCATGACGCTGGCAGACGCCTATGTCACCCGCGGCCAGACGACGCAGGCCGCGCTCAAGCCGGTCGGCATGGGCCTCGAAATCCAGCCGGTCACCCATCCCAACGCCATCGTGTCGGGCAGCGATGCCAGCTTCGTGCTGCTGTTCGACGGCAAGCCCCTGCCCGCCACGCAGGTCACCCTGTTCCGCAGCGCCGGCGTGCATGACGGCCGCAAGGTCGCGACCGAGACCAAGAGCGACGCGCAGGGCCGCTTCAGCCTGAAGCCCGACGATGCCGGCACCTATCTGATCCTGGTCCGCCATCGCGGCGCCGCACCCACCGGGTCAGAAACACCCTATCGCAGCTACACCTACACGCTGGCCTTCGACGCCGCCTGA
- a CDS encoding DUF2218 domain-containing protein, translating to MTLTATVPTTHGSRYLQQLCKHWSHKFETSFDADKGEIAFPMGPIHLSADTELLTVVLEPNADADVETFKKVVADHLDRFAFREAPLPFHWA from the coding sequence ATGACGCTGACCGCCACCGTGCCGACCACCCATGGCAGCCGTTACCTGCAGCAGCTCTGCAAGCATTGGAGCCACAAGTTCGAGACCAGCTTCGACGCGGACAAGGGCGAGATCGCCTTTCCGATGGGGCCGATCCACCTGAGTGCCGATACCGAGTTGCTGACCGTGGTGCTGGAACCCAATGCGGACGCGGATGTCGAGACGTTCAAAAAGGTCGTCGCCGACCATCTCGACCGCTTCGCCTTCCGCGAGGCACCCTTGCCCTTCCACTGGGCCTGA